A DNA window from Arachis duranensis cultivar V14167 chromosome 3, aradu.V14167.gnm2.J7QH, whole genome shotgun sequence contains the following coding sequences:
- the LOC107481239 gene encoding UDP-galactose/UDP-glucose transporter 3 — protein sequence MEAHGSGLRRLLVLGFCVAGIWSAYIYQGVLQETLSTKRFGPNGERFEHLAFLNLAQNVICLIWSYIMIKIWPSGSSGGAPWWSYWSCGITNTIGPAMGIEALKYISYPAQVLAKSSKMIPVMLMGTIVYGIRYTFPEYVCTFLVAGGVSTFALLKTSSKTMSKLAHPNAPLGYGLCFLNLTFDGFTNATQDSLKARYPKTSAWNIMLGMNLWGTIYNMIYMFGWPSGSGFEAVRFCKQHPEAAWDILLFCCCGAVGQNFIFLTISRFGSLANTTITTTRKFVSIVVSSLLSGNPLSTKQWGCVFMVFTGLSYQIYLKWQKLQRLQKRKAT from the exons ATGGAGGCTCACGGATCCGGTCTCCGCCGCCTCCTGGTTCTGGGGTTCTGTGTCGCCGGCATCTGGTCTGCCTACATCTACCAAGGCGTTCTTCAGGAAACTCT ATCCACAAAGCGGTTCGGTCCAAATGGCGAGAGGTTTGAGCACCTTGCATTTCTGAACTTGGCGCAGAATGTGATTTGTTTGATATGGTCTTACATAA tGATTAAGATATGGCCAAGTGGGAGTAGTGGTGGTGCACCTTGGTGGTCTTACTGGAGTTGTGGAATTACCAACACTATTGGTCCAGCGATGGGAATTGAAGCACTCAAGTATATTAGTTACCCGGCTCAG GTACTGGCAAAATCCTCAAAAATGATTCCAG TTATGTTGATGGGTACTATAGTGTATGGTATAAGATACACTTTTCCAGAATACGTCTGTACATTCCTTGTTGCTGGAGGGGTATCAACATTTGCACTTTTAAAG ACTAGCTCAAAGACTATGAGCAAGTTAGCACATCCAAATGCTCCCCTTGGATATGGACTATGTTTCCTAAACCTTACATTTGATGGATTTACAAATGCAACTCAGGATTCCTTAAAAGCAAG GTACCCTAAAACAAGTGCTTGGAATATTATGTTGGGAATGAATTTATGGGGAACCATATACAATATGATTTACATGTTTGGCTGGCCCAGTGGAAGTGGATTTGAAGCTGTTCGCTTCTGCAAACAGCATCCAGAGGCAGCATGGGATATTCTTCTCTTCTGCTGTTGTGGTGCTGTGGGCCAAAACTTCATCTTTTTGACAATAAGCCGATTTGGCTCTTTGGCTAACACCACCATTACTACCACTCGCAAATTCGTTAGCATTGTGGTATCTTCTCTGTTGAGTGGAAATCCGCTTTCAACAAAACAATGGGGTTGTGTTTTTATGGTATTCACTGGATTGTCATACCAGATCTACCTCAAGTGGCAGAAGCTACAACGACTGCAGAAGAGAAAAGCCACTTGA
- the LOC107481097 gene encoding uncharacterized protein LOC107481097, translating into MSPKTAKRRASRKYSGARRKHVLKEGLGGRDMQGENSGSGPELGGPRTSRQHGPGRQNTTNATNGAEDHVPDPTAVEQDSEYEKPYEYESEVFNSPVSSGDDGTTAYDTFDEDTKYGEVQFKVGQLFPTMESFKKALKDYFVHEDKDVLYIKNEKLRVRAACVKTLYNEHNCGRDFGSNLADRAWVTDKLVKKLFTEPDLKLGAARDHIIDEYNVKVNIRMVARALKVAREVVIGSEKAQYGKTRDYLMELHRSNPGSTALMEVIPQPESLPLFDRLYISLDTCKKGFKEGCRPLIGLDGCFLKGRYGGQLLSAVGQDANNHFYVIAYAVVPNECKETWKWFLTLLKEDLGEDLELAMKDVNTTAHHRNCVLHIWKNFIKHFKDEQTKQMVWECSHCTTIQEFRSAMEKLKKLNEGAWEYLQRFDPGVWCKAYFSHGPKVDNITNNMCEVWNAKIFEYRKKLILSMCEDLRCYIMRKRAMHKKRLEHHTGILAPVQQKKLDQFIKPKSTKWRATWAGNSDRVLFEVHMQRHKVGVNLQSKTCTCNVWQLTGMPCRHAVAAMAKMGLKAEDFVHKWLTMDAIKSGYSVCINPVNSEEYWNPTDSP; encoded by the exons ATGTCTCCTAAAACAGCTAAGAGAAGGGCTAGTAGGAAATACTCTGGAGCTAGGAGAAAACATGTGCTAAAGGAGGGGCTTGGTGGGCGAGATATGCAGGGGGAGAATAGTGGGTCTGGGCCAGAGCTGGGAGGCCCAAGAACCTCCAGACAACATGGGCCTGGGAGGCAGAATACAACAAATGCTACTAATGGAGCTGAAGACCATGTACCAGACCCAACTGCAGTAGAGCAAGATAGTGAGTATGAGAAACCTTATGAGTATGAAAGTGAAGTGTTCAACAGTCCAGTTTCATCTGGAGATGATGGTACTACAGCCTATGATACTTTTGATGAGGACACTAAATATGGTGAGGTCCAGTTTAAGGTTGGACAGTTGTTCCCCACCATGGAGTCATTCAAGAAGGCTCTGAAAGATTATTTTGTACACGAGGATAAAGATGTTTTATACATTAAGAATGAGAAGTTGAGGGTGAGAGCAGCTTGT GTCAAAACCCTTTACAATGAACACAACTGTGGAAGAGATTTTGGTAGCAACTTGGCTGACAGAGCATGGGTCACTGATAAGTTAGTTAAGAAGCTCTTCACAGAGCCTGACCTGAAGCTAGGTGCAGCCAGGGATCATATCATAGATGAATACAATGTGAAGGTGAACATTAGAATGGTAGCTAGAGCATTGAAGGTTGCGAGAGAGGTTGTCATTGGGAGTGAAAAGGCACAATATGGAAAGACACGGGATTACTTGATGGAATTGCACAGAAGTAACCCCGGATCAACCGCGTTGATGGAAGTAATTCCCCAACCTGAATCTCTGCCACTATTCGATAGGTTATACATTAGTTTGGATACCTGCAAGAAGGGGTTTAAGGAGGGATGTAGGCCACTAATAGGGTTGGATGGCTGCTTCTTGAAGGGACGTTATGGTGGCCAGCTTCTTAGTGCGGTGGGCCAGGACGCAAATAACCACTTCTATGTCATTGCATATGCAGTGGTCCCAAATGAATGCAAAGAGACATGGAAGTGGTTCTTAACTTTATTGAAAGAAGACTTGGGTGAA GATTTGGAACTAGCAATGAAGGATGTCAACACTACTGCCCATCACCGAAACTGTGTTCTTCATATTTGGAAGAACTTCATAAAACATTTCAAAGATGAACAAACAAAGCAGATGGTATGGGAGTGCTCTCATTGTACAACAATTCAAGAATTCAGAAGTGCAATGGAGAAATTGAAGAAACTGAATGAGGGAGCCTGGGAGTATTTGCAGAGGTTTGACCCGGGTGTGTGGTGCAAGGCCTACTTCAGCCATGGGCCCAAAGTTGATAACATAACGAACAATATGTGCGAGGTGTGGAACGCCAAAATTTTTGAATACAGGAAGAAGCTAATTCTATCAATGTGTGAAGACTTGAGGTGTTACATCATGAGAAAAAGGGCTATGCACAAgaagagactggagcaccaCACTGGTATATTGGCCCCTGTGCAGCAGAAGAAGCTTGATCAGTTTATCAAGCCCAAGAGTACCAAGTGGAGAGCAACCTGGGCTGGTAATTCTGATAGAGTACTGTTTGAGGTTCATATGCAAAGGCACAAAGTTGGAGTAAACTTACAAAGCAAGACATGTACTTGCAATGTGTGGCAGCTAACTG GCATGCCTTGCAGACATGCGGTTGCAGCCATGGCTAAGATGGGGTTGAAGGCAGAGGACTTTGTGCATAAATGGCTCACTATGGATGCTATCAAATCAGGCTACTCTGTCTGCATTAATCCAGTTAACAGTGAAGAATACTGGAATCCAactgattcaccatag